From a single Nicotiana tabacum cultivar K326 chromosome 8, ASM71507v2, whole genome shotgun sequence genomic region:
- the LOC107795398 gene encoding putative leucine-rich repeat receptor-like protein kinase At2g19210, whose protein sequence is MEILKSFLFALLVGFSIATIAVAQNDQSGFISIDCGLPAGSDYTDIRTGISYVSDEGHVSGGVSHSISPIYQSNSLEKPFFTVTSFPSGTKNCYTLAPSQGNLGKYLIRASFFYGDYDGSGQLPNFDIYLGEDYWDTIIISNASIPYWTEVIHTPSNDYITICLVKRDTTTPFISALELRPLNITLYPTLSRSLKLVVRENYGSLTNQIIRYNDDVYDRIWQPGQTTLENIHTTQVVSDSFYKVPSAVMSTAVTPITSPGTGWISYSWTPGNISSKYYFYLHFAEVEELLGTQTREFNIYINDNLVEGRISPVYLATTTVYTTSPGYGYEQYDVVINSTATSTLAPLLNALELYVEI, encoded by the exons ATGGAGATTTTGAAAAGCTTCCTCTTTGCATTACTTGTTGGTTTTTCTATAGCAACAATAGCTGTTGCACAAAACGATCAATCAG GATTCATAAGCATTGATTGTGGATTACCAGCAGGTTCCGACTATACTGACATAAGAACAGGTATATCTTACGTTTCAGATGAAGGTCATGTCAGTGGCGGAGTAAGCCATAGTATATCACCTATATACCAATCCAATTCTCTAGAAAAGCCATTCTTCACAGTTACAAGCTTTCCTTCAGGGACAAAAAACTGCTACACTCTAGCCCCATCTCAAGGGAATTTAGGCAAATACTTAATCAGGGCTAGTTTTTTCTATGGAGATTATGATGGAAGTGGCCAATTACCAAATTTTGATATTTACCTTGGAGAAGATTACTGGGACACTATCATAATATCTAATGCTTCTATACCATACTGGACGGAAGTTATACACACACCTTCCAATGACTACATAACCATTTGCCTTGTCAAAAGAGATACTACAACTCCTTTTATCTCAGCCTTAGAGTTAAGGCCATTGAATATTACCCTATACCCAACGCTAAGTAGATCACTGAAACTTGTTGTACGTGAGAACTATGGTTCCTTGACCAATCAAATCATTAG ATACAACGATGATGTGTACGATAGAATTTGGCAACCGGGGCAAACTACTCTTGAAAATATTCATACAACACAAGTGGTAAGTGATAGTTTCTACAAGGTGCCATCGGCGGTAATGAGCACGGCGGTGACACCGATAACTTCGCCCGGTACTGGCTGGATTTCCTACAGCTGGACGCCTGGCAATATTAGCAGCAAATATTACTTCTACCTGCATTTCGCCGAAGTCGAAGAATTGCTGGGGACACAAACAAGGGAATTCAATATTTATATCAATGATAACCTCGTAGAAGGACGTATATCTCCGGTATATCTTGCGACGACGACGGTGTACACGACGTCTCCGGGCTATGGTTACGAACAGTACGATGTTGTGATTAACAGTACTGCCACTTCTACTCTTGCACCACTCCTTAACGCTCTCGAACTTTATGTAGAGATTTAG